The following are encoded together in the Streptomyces flavofungini genome:
- a CDS encoding nucleoside deaminase: MSAEGGGRTTPEGGRRTTAEGSRRTTAESGRPTTAESGRRTTAGTDRLTALMAGAVEACVRRVESGGVPFVGVLVAADGWVSDPGVNLVHETGDPTAHAEVVALRQAARDRGSAALRGATLLATGEPCALCYRVADTHGIAAVRFAVDRDTAAAWGFDYRAGYAAEATDRLPLAAAARRLAVDGALAPFIRYFDLRRADATLPSPPPTT; encoded by the coding sequence GTGAGCGCGGAGGGCGGCGGCCGGACGACTCCGGAGGGTGGCCGCCGTACGACTGCGGAGGGCAGCCGCCGTACGACTGCGGAGAGCGGCCGCCCTACGACTGCGGAGAGCGGCCGTCGCACGACCGCCGGCACGGACCGGCTCACCGCGCTGATGGCCGGCGCCGTGGAGGCCTGCGTCCGCCGGGTCGAGTCCGGCGGGGTCCCGTTCGTCGGCGTGCTCGTCGCCGCCGACGGGTGGGTCTCCGACCCCGGTGTGAACCTCGTCCACGAGACCGGCGACCCCACCGCCCACGCGGAGGTCGTCGCCCTGCGCCAGGCCGCCCGGGACCGCGGCAGCGCCGCCCTGCGGGGAGCCACTCTGCTGGCGACGGGCGAGCCGTGCGCCCTCTGCTACCGCGTCGCCGACACCCACGGCATCGCGGCCGTCCGCTTCGCCGTCGACCGCGACACGGCAGCCGCGTGGGGCTTCGACTACCGGGCCGGTTACGCGGCCGAAGCGACGGACCGACTGCCCCTGGCGGCAGCGGCCCGGCGCCTGGCCGTGGACGGGGCGCTGGCCCCCTTCATCCGCTACTTCGACCTGCGCCGCGCCGACGCCACGCTCCCCTCTCCACCTCCCACCACGTAA
- a CDS encoding GAF and ANTAR domain-containing protein: MAQPERDERLARAFLELADTLVDGFHLVDFLHVMTDHVVELLDVAAAGVLMVDARGRLVDVTASTHTAHQLEEVQLEFNEGPCRDCCSRHESVGPVDLTEPGAAERWPRFTEAARTAGFTAVAAVPLRLREEVIGALNLFHTRPGALDPADLRLAQALADAATIGILHQRLALDQGERVGQLQTALNGRIVIEQAKGVLVAHLNVPPDAAFRRLRGHAQAHRRSLTLLCTQVVEGTADIELFALPPDPPHPP; encoded by the coding sequence ATGGCGCAGCCGGAGCGGGACGAGCGGCTGGCGCGGGCCTTCTTGGAGCTGGCGGACACCCTGGTGGACGGCTTCCACCTGGTCGACTTCCTGCACGTCATGACCGATCACGTGGTCGAGCTGCTGGACGTGGCGGCGGCCGGGGTGCTCATGGTCGACGCGCGGGGGCGCCTGGTGGACGTCACCGCCTCCACCCACACCGCGCACCAACTGGAGGAAGTCCAGCTGGAGTTCAACGAGGGCCCGTGCCGGGACTGCTGTTCGCGGCACGAGAGCGTCGGCCCCGTCGACCTGACGGAGCCCGGGGCCGCCGAGCGGTGGCCGCGGTTCACCGAAGCGGCCCGCACCGCCGGGTTCACCGCGGTGGCCGCGGTCCCGCTGCGGCTGCGTGAGGAGGTGATCGGGGCGCTGAACCTCTTCCACACCCGCCCCGGCGCCCTGGACCCGGCCGACCTTCGCCTGGCCCAGGCCCTGGCCGACGCGGCGACGATCGGCATCCTGCACCAGCGTCTCGCCCTCGACCAGGGCGAACGGGTCGGCCAGTTGCAGACCGCGCTCAACGGCCGGATCGTGATCGAACAGGCCAAGGGCGTCCTCGTCGCTCATCTGAACGTCCCGCCCGACGCGGCCTTCCGCCGACTGCGCGGCCACGCGCAAGCCCACCGGAGGTCCCTGACCCTGCTGTGCACGCAGGTCGTCGAAGGCACCGCGGACATCGAGCTGTTCGCCCTGCCTCCCGACCCCCCGCATCCGCCTTGA
- a CDS encoding serine hydrolase domain-containing protein, whose product MRKHLALTALALATTVAAGAAAPASAARPDPVRQGLEKLVHSDRAPGALASVLDGKGNFRTYTAGVGDRDTHAKMPRNGQVRIGSVTKTFTAVVVLQLVGEGRISLDKPVDKYLPGLVRGKGIDGGRITVRQLLQHTSGLPDYENDVTSDILERRYLSPRDALDIALKHKADFEPGKKWKYSNTNYLVAGLIVERVTGRPLAQQIDQRVIQKTGLRHTYFPAPGETTIRGRHPQGYSPEPMGAPARNVTEIDPSAAWAAGAMVSTNSDLNRFFAALLKDDGNPLLKKAQRKQMRTTVPMERGNSRNAMGLGIMRVQQSDKCAFWGHSGGIPGFGTWAAATDDGRAASATMNLEPRTGEAVGHLEETVTAALCRR is encoded by the coding sequence ATGCGTAAACATCTCGCCCTGACCGCCCTCGCCCTGGCCACCACTGTCGCCGCCGGTGCAGCGGCACCCGCGAGCGCCGCCCGGCCGGACCCCGTGCGACAAGGTCTTGAGAAGCTGGTGCACTCGGATCGCGCGCCCGGCGCCCTGGCGAGCGTGCTGGACGGCAAGGGGAACTTCCGTACCTACACCGCGGGTGTGGGGGACCGGGACACGCACGCGAAGATGCCCCGGAACGGTCAGGTGCGGATAGGCAGTGTCACCAAGACGTTCACCGCGGTGGTCGTGCTGCAACTGGTCGGCGAGGGCAGGATCAGCCTCGACAAGCCGGTCGACAAGTATCTGCCGGGACTCGTCCGGGGCAAGGGGATCGACGGAGGCCGCATCACGGTGCGCCAGCTCCTGCAGCACACCAGCGGGCTTCCCGACTACGAGAACGACGTCACCAGCGACATCCTGGAGCGCCGCTACCTCTCCCCCCGCGACGCCCTCGACATCGCCCTCAAGCACAAGGCCGACTTCGAACCCGGCAAGAAATGGAAGTACAGCAACACCAACTACCTGGTGGCCGGCCTGATCGTGGAGAGGGTCACGGGACGGCCCCTGGCGCAGCAGATCGACCAGCGCGTCATCCAGAAGACAGGGCTGCGCCACACCTACTTCCCCGCCCCCGGCGAAACGACCATCCGGGGACGCCACCCCCAGGGCTACAGCCCGGAGCCCATGGGCGCACCCGCGCGCAACGTCACCGAGATCGACCCCTCCGCGGCCTGGGCGGCAGGCGCGATGGTCTCCACCAACTCCGACCTCAACCGCTTCTTCGCCGCGCTGCTCAAGGACGACGGCAACCCCCTCCTCAAGAAGGCCCAGCGCAAGCAGATGCGCACCACCGTCCCCATGGAGAGAGGGAACTCCCGCAACGCCATGGGACTGGGGATCATGAGGGTCCAGCAGTCGGACAAGTGCGCCTTCTGGGGCCACAGCGGCGGCATCCCCGGCTTCGGGACCTGGGCTGCGGCCACCGACGACGGCCGCGCCGCCAGCGCCACGATGAACCTCGAACCGAGGACCGGCGAAGCCGTAGGGCACCTCGAGGAGACCGTGACGGCGGCCCTGTGCCGACGCTGA
- a CDS encoding PAS domain S-box protein, with translation MAQGEHRMGSRVAEEPFRALLEAAPDAMVIVDDGGMIRLVNAQTETLFGYPRNELLGRPVEILVPRRFRDQHPGHRLGYSGNQQVRPMGANLELYGLRRDGAEFPVEISLSPLQTPDGLLISAAVRDVSERKAADARFRALLEAAPDAIVIVDDAGIIQLVNAQTEALFGYRREELLERPVEILVPQRFHHHHPSHRHGYVSNRRVRPMGAGLDLYGLRKDGAEFPVEISLSPLETPDGTLVSAAIRDVSERKAAEAQLAELYEQQRHVALTLQRSLMGSPAPLPGMDTSSRYFPARQGPGVGGDWFDLIALGGGRVGVLIGDVMGRGLEAAAVMGQLRSASHALAKTGMPPWQLMRALDAVVSELPDQLVTCCYLILDPDDSTLTVCSAGHLPVLMVDPTGQVRRLPVPVSVPLGVGEVPHQETRLTVPPASVLALYTDGLVETPTSDIEEQIDALTIALEKATADLPCLEQAADSVLASLLPGLQDYADDVTLLLARVPPAPVTAVTALLPAQPMSVGDGRRFLRRTLRDWDCEDLTDTACLLASELLSNSVRHACDPLRLRLRRTRDELHVEVSDGSPVLPHSRTARPDEESGRGLTLLDQLASSWGALPTRRGKAVWFSLPLPDPTPRREEPASGDADADA, from the coding sequence ATGGCACAAGGCGAGCACAGGATGGGTTCCCGTGTGGCCGAGGAACCATTTCGCGCACTGTTGGAGGCGGCTCCGGACGCGATGGTCATCGTGGACGACGGCGGGATGATCCGTCTGGTCAACGCCCAGACCGAGACGCTGTTCGGGTATCCGCGAAACGAACTGCTCGGCCGTCCCGTCGAGATTCTGGTGCCGCGGCGGTTCCGGGACCAGCACCCGGGCCACCGCCTTGGCTACTCCGGCAACCAGCAGGTCCGGCCCATGGGCGCCAACCTCGAACTGTACGGACTGCGCCGGGACGGGGCCGAGTTCCCGGTCGAGATCAGCCTCAGCCCGCTGCAGACTCCCGACGGTCTCCTGATCTCTGCCGCCGTACGCGACGTCAGCGAGCGAAAGGCCGCCGACGCACGCTTCCGGGCGCTGCTGGAAGCCGCTCCGGACGCCATCGTCATCGTGGACGACGCGGGCATCATCCAGCTGGTCAACGCGCAGACCGAAGCCCTGTTCGGCTATCGGCGCGAAGAGCTCCTGGAACGCCCGGTGGAAATCCTGGTCCCCCAGAGGTTCCATCATCACCACCCCTCCCACCGCCACGGCTACGTCAGCAACCGCCGCGTGCGCCCCATGGGCGCCGGCCTGGACCTGTACGGGCTGCGCAAGGACGGAGCCGAGTTCCCGGTCGAGATCAGCCTCAGCCCCCTGGAGACCCCGGACGGCACCCTGGTCTCCGCGGCCATCCGGGACGTGAGCGAGCGCAAGGCGGCCGAGGCCCAGCTCGCCGAACTCTACGAACAGCAACGCCACGTAGCCCTGACCCTGCAGCGCAGCCTGATGGGCTCACCCGCCCCGCTGCCCGGCATGGACACCTCCAGCCGCTACTTTCCCGCCCGGCAGGGCCCAGGTGTGGGCGGGGACTGGTTCGACCTGATCGCACTGGGCGGCGGCCGTGTGGGAGTACTGATCGGCGATGTCATGGGCCGAGGTCTTGAAGCCGCCGCCGTCATGGGCCAACTGCGCTCGGCCTCCCACGCCCTGGCCAAGACCGGCATGCCGCCCTGGCAGCTGATGCGCGCCCTGGACGCGGTCGTCAGTGAACTGCCCGACCAGCTCGTCACCTGCTGCTACCTGATCCTGGACCCCGACGACAGCACGCTGACGGTGTGCTCCGCCGGGCACCTGCCAGTCCTGATGGTGGATCCCACCGGTCAGGTCCGAAGACTCCCGGTCCCGGTCAGCGTGCCCCTGGGCGTCGGCGAGGTGCCCCACCAGGAAACCCGCCTGACCGTGCCACCGGCCTCAGTGCTCGCCCTGTACACCGACGGCCTGGTCGAGACCCCGACCAGCGACATCGAAGAGCAGATCGACGCCCTCACCATCGCCCTGGAGAAGGCCACCGCCGACCTCCCTTGCCTGGAACAGGCCGCGGACTCCGTACTCGCCTCCCTGCTGCCCGGCCTCCAGGACTACGCCGACGACGTGACGCTGCTGCTCGCCCGCGTCCCTCCCGCACCGGTGACCGCCGTCACCGCGCTCCTCCCGGCACAACCCATGAGTGTGGGCGACGGGCGCCGCTTCCTGCGCCGCACCCTGCGGGACTGGGACTGCGAGGACCTCACCGACACCGCCTGCCTTCTGGCCTCCGAGCTCCTGTCCAACTCGGTACGCCACGCCTGCGACCCCCTGCGGCTCCGACTGCGCCGCACCAGGGACGAACTCCACGTCGAAGTCAGCGACGGCAGTCCCGTTCTGCCGCACTCCCGGACCGCGCGCCCCGATGAGGAGTCAGGCCGCGGCCTGACCCTCCTCGACCAACTGGCCTCCTCCTGGGGTGCCCTGCCCACGCGGAGGGGCAAAGCCGTGTGGTTCTCGCTCCCTCTTCCCGACCCCACCCCGCGCCGGGAAGAGCCCGCGTCGGGGGATGCGGACGCCGACGCCTGA
- a CDS encoding response regulator transcription factor, with translation MAGPSERIRILIADDQPLVRRGVALILTPDPVFDVVAEADDGQRAVELAHRHRPHVVVMDIRMPVLDGVQATERLARELPTCRVLALSTFDMDEYVVAALRAGASGFLPKDASPEELVAAVRTVHAGEAAVAPRLLTRLISAYVTAPRRPRPPSQAPGMGKLTPREVQVWHLLATGLDNAEIASSMEISASTVKNHITSIFAKLSVRDRAQAVIAAYESGLVEARSANSVG, from the coding sequence ATGGCGGGACCCTCGGAACGGATCAGGATACTGATCGCGGACGACCAGCCGCTCGTGCGGCGGGGTGTGGCCCTGATCCTGACCCCCGACCCGGTGTTCGACGTGGTGGCCGAGGCGGACGACGGGCAGCGGGCGGTCGAGCTCGCGCACCGGCACCGGCCCCACGTCGTGGTGATGGACATCCGGATGCCGGTCCTCGACGGCGTCCAGGCGACCGAGCGGCTCGCGCGGGAGCTGCCCACCTGCCGAGTCCTGGCGCTAAGCACCTTCGACATGGACGAGTACGTGGTCGCCGCCCTGCGCGCCGGCGCCTCCGGATTCCTGCCCAAGGACGCCTCCCCGGAGGAACTTGTGGCGGCCGTGCGCACCGTGCACGCCGGGGAGGCGGCCGTGGCACCCCGCCTGCTCACCCGGCTGATCTCCGCCTACGTCACCGCGCCCCGCCGTCCGCGACCACCGTCGCAGGCGCCCGGCATGGGCAAGCTGACGCCCCGCGAGGTCCAGGTGTGGCACCTGCTGGCCACCGGTCTCGACAACGCCGAGATCGCGTCGTCGATGGAGATCAGCGCCTCCACGGTCAAGAACCACATCACCAGCATCTTCGCCAAGCTGAGTGTCCGCGACCGTGCCCAGGCGGTGATCGCGGCCTACGAGTCCGGTCTGGTCGAGGCCCGGTCGGCGAACTCGGTGGGCTGA
- a CDS encoding GAF and ANTAR domain-containing protein: protein MPAPVPDLTALLTAATHTSQGLAALPPAVCADALGVDGLTISLLDKRGLELIWYDPADTAGTAFEDLQYTLGEGPACDAARTGEPVVVPDLRTLPEHRWPALLPAVRALPVRAVFALPLHLGAIHLGALTGHRSAPGHPTRAQMADALALAEAATLILLTPAGTSDLSGHNPLPLHRALIHQAAGVITVRLDIPIDQALARLRAYAFTHDRPILEVAHDVVHHHFRLDSPAS, encoded by the coding sequence GTGCCCGCACCCGTTCCCGACCTCACCGCGCTGCTCACCGCGGCCACCCACACCAGCCAGGGCCTCGCCGCCCTGCCACCCGCCGTCTGTGCGGACGCGCTGGGAGTCGACGGCCTCACCATCTCCCTGCTCGACAAGAGGGGCCTCGAACTGATCTGGTACGACCCCGCCGACACCGCGGGCACCGCCTTCGAGGACCTGCAGTACACCCTCGGCGAAGGCCCCGCCTGCGACGCCGCCCGCACCGGCGAGCCCGTGGTCGTACCCGACCTGCGCACCCTGCCGGAACACCGCTGGCCCGCGCTGCTGCCCGCCGTACGCGCCCTCCCGGTCCGCGCCGTCTTCGCCCTGCCGCTGCACCTGGGCGCCATCCACCTCGGCGCCCTCACCGGCCACCGCTCCGCCCCCGGCCACCCCACCCGCGCCCAGATGGCCGACGCCCTGGCCCTCGCCGAGGCCGCCACCCTCATCCTCCTCACCCCCGCGGGCACCAGCGACCTGAGCGGCCACAACCCGCTCCCCCTGCACCGCGCCCTGATCCACCAGGCAGCAGGAGTCATCACCGTCCGCCTGGACATCCCCATCGACCAGGCCCTCGCCCGCCTACGGGCCTACGCCTTCACCCACGACCGCCCCATCCTCGAAGTCGCCCACGACGTCGTCCACCACCACTTCCGCCTGGACAGCCCGGCAAGCTGA
- a CDS encoding DMT family transporter, producing MHWLYLALAVVFEITVALTAGRARGFTRPGWTVATLVSGGIATYLLSQALLTFEVGVGYAIWTAVSGVGIVVLGALVFGQRLDWRKFLGIAAVIAGVVGLQLSGAA from the coding sequence ATGCACTGGCTCTACCTCGCCCTCGCCGTCGTCTTCGAGATCACCGTCGCCCTCACGGCAGGCCGGGCGCGGGGCTTCACCCGGCCCGGCTGGACCGTCGCCACGCTGGTCAGCGGCGGCATCGCCACCTACCTCCTCAGCCAGGCGCTGCTGACCTTCGAGGTCGGCGTCGGCTACGCGATCTGGACCGCCGTCTCCGGCGTCGGAATCGTCGTGCTCGGGGCCCTCGTCTTCGGGCAGCGCCTGGACTGGCGCAAGTTCCTGGGCATAGCGGCCGTCATCGCCGGAGTGGTCGGCCTCCAGCTCAGCGGGGCGGCCTGA
- a CDS encoding DMT family transporter: MSTTATPATTSAPTPGTTASRSDRARAWPVLLLAGAFEIAYALAVGGSQGFTVLSWSLIAVVFFLLTLFSLSLALRTIDVGIGYAVWAGIGAVGAALLGPVFFDETLTPVKVLWLTLIIGGVVWLKLSDSPEQTQSEQVAPQR, from the coding sequence ATGTCCACCACCGCTACCCCCGCCACCACATCCGCCCCCACCCCCGGGACCACCGCATCCCGCAGCGACCGAGCCCGCGCATGGCCGGTCCTCCTCCTCGCCGGAGCCTTCGAGATCGCCTACGCCTTGGCGGTGGGAGGCAGCCAGGGCTTCACGGTGCTCTCCTGGTCACTGATCGCGGTCGTCTTCTTCCTGCTGACGCTCTTCTCCCTGAGCCTGGCCCTGCGCACCATCGACGTGGGCATCGGCTACGCGGTCTGGGCCGGCATCGGCGCCGTAGGGGCGGCACTGCTCGGCCCGGTCTTCTTCGACGAGACCCTCACCCCGGTCAAGGTCCTCTGGCTCACCCTGATCATCGGCGGCGTCGTCTGGCTCAAGCTCTCGGACAGCCCCGAGCAGACACAGTCCGAGCAGGTCGCGCCCCAGCGGTGA
- a CDS encoding sensor histidine kinase, with protein MSTHHRPLPPSPRANRLPWTAGDALVATGAAVVDVLGYTVGGPDGDRPVSATALVLLVLAAVPLLTRRRYPLASLAGVLALGLALNLSGPMPHHFNGTLIVALFAVARSRGLAVAAPAALVAAAVTLLGRGHPLPPPIADVASNALAAALVIAAAEALKHRQRAVAVRRRLLADRAVAQERRRIARELHDIVAHHITTMQLMAGGARANLGGDTEVVRDALVTLEGSGQIALREMRQLLDVLRAGDEPDEVPSAPQPGVGSLGQLVDDARRDGLPVDFAVLGAERPLPPSTGLAVFRIVQESLTNTRKHAGRAQARVRLTYHPDRITVEVSDNGTAAPADTLVGAPAGAGGAGGPRSRRTGYGLIGMRERVALQGGSMVAGGLDGGGFRVAATLPVAPVEG; from the coding sequence ATGTCGACGCACCACAGGCCCCTGCCGCCGTCGCCGAGAGCCAACAGGCTGCCCTGGACCGCAGGTGACGCGCTGGTGGCCACCGGGGCGGCCGTCGTCGACGTCCTCGGCTACACGGTCGGCGGCCCGGACGGCGACCGGCCGGTCTCCGCGACCGCGCTGGTCCTTCTCGTACTGGCGGCCGTACCGCTGCTCACCAGGCGCCGCTACCCGCTGGCGTCGCTTGCGGGTGTGCTGGCCCTCGGCCTGGCACTGAACCTGAGCGGGCCGATGCCACACCACTTCAACGGCACACTCATCGTGGCGCTGTTCGCGGTGGCCCGGTCCCGCGGTCTCGCGGTGGCGGCCCCGGCCGCCCTAGTGGCGGCCGCCGTGACGCTGCTGGGCCGGGGGCATCCGCTGCCCCCGCCGATCGCGGATGTGGCGAGCAACGCGCTCGCCGCGGCGCTGGTCATCGCCGCGGCCGAGGCGCTGAAGCACCGGCAGCGAGCGGTGGCGGTCAGGCGCAGGCTGCTGGCCGACCGTGCGGTGGCCCAGGAACGGCGCCGCATCGCACGGGAGTTGCACGACATCGTCGCCCACCACATCACCACCATGCAGCTGATGGCCGGTGGTGCGAGGGCCAACCTCGGAGGCGATACCGAGGTGGTGCGCGACGCTCTGGTCACCCTGGAGGGCTCCGGGCAGATAGCGCTGCGAGAGATGCGCCAACTGCTCGACGTGCTCCGGGCCGGCGACGAGCCGGACGAGGTGCCGTCCGCGCCGCAACCCGGTGTCGGGAGCCTCGGCCAGCTCGTCGACGACGCCCGGAGGGACGGCCTGCCCGTCGACTTCGCCGTCCTCGGGGCGGAACGCCCGCTGCCACCGAGCACCGGCCTGGCGGTGTTCCGGATCGTCCAGGAGTCCCTCACCAACACCCGCAAGCACGCCGGCCGGGCCCAGGCGCGGGTTCGGCTGACGTACCATCCGGACCGGATCACCGTCGAGGTCTCCGACAACGGCACGGCCGCGCCGGCCGACACCCTGGTCGGTGCCCCGGCGGGGGCGGGCGGTGCGGGTGGACCGAGGTCGCGCCGCACCGGGTACGGATTGATCGGCATGCGCGAGCGCGTCGCGCTGCAGGGCGGCAGCATGGTGGCCGGCGGCCTCGACGGCGGTGGCTTCCGGGTGGCGGCCACCCTGCCGGTGGCGCCGGTCGAAGGATGA
- a CDS encoding GNAT family N-acetyltransferase, which translates to MDITNHKPEELSPALRRAWYRAMEDSPAYANPFLAPEFAAAVGHCRGGARVAILHEEGEPVGFFPYERTAFGVGRAVGLGLSDCQGLVHRPGVTWDPQELLRACGLSVFEFDHLVEEQKPFGEYVTGTFASPVVDLRDGDAEDGGESVDADDPDAYARWLRAAYPGLAKTTLKKERRLARDLGEMRFVFDERDPRVLRRLMDWKSAQYRRTARMDRFAKPWIVDLVNYLFQVRHEHFTGVLSVVYAGGRPVAAHFGPRSRTVFAAWFTAYDPELRYYSPGLIMHLRMAEAAGRQGVRILDLGRGDKEYKDWLKTRELRVCEGFVTRPHPVALAHRLWRRPIRGLRNTVLAHPQLREPADRLLRTVGAVRTSGRVGARG; encoded by the coding sequence GTGGACATAACGAACCACAAGCCCGAGGAGCTGAGTCCGGCGCTCCGGCGGGCCTGGTACCGGGCGATGGAGGATTCGCCCGCATACGCGAACCCGTTCCTGGCACCGGAGTTCGCGGCCGCAGTGGGCCACTGCCGGGGCGGGGCGCGGGTGGCGATCCTGCACGAGGAAGGGGAGCCGGTCGGCTTCTTCCCCTACGAACGGACCGCTTTCGGAGTCGGGCGGGCGGTGGGCCTCGGCCTCTCCGACTGCCAGGGCCTGGTGCACCGTCCCGGGGTCACCTGGGACCCACAGGAACTCCTGCGGGCCTGCGGCCTGTCCGTCTTCGAGTTCGACCATCTCGTCGAGGAGCAGAAACCGTTCGGCGAGTACGTGACGGGGACGTTCGCGTCGCCGGTGGTGGACCTGAGGGACGGGGACGCTGAGGACGGCGGGGAATCCGTCGACGCAGATGACCCCGACGCGTACGCGCGGTGGCTGCGGGCCGCGTACCCCGGACTCGCGAAGACGACCCTGAAGAAGGAGCGCCGCCTCGCCCGCGACCTCGGCGAGATGCGGTTCGTCTTCGACGAACGCGACCCGCGGGTGCTGCGCAGGCTGATGGACTGGAAGTCGGCGCAGTACCGCAGGACGGCCCGCATGGACCGGTTCGCCAAGCCGTGGATAGTGGACCTGGTGAACTACCTGTTCCAGGTGCGGCACGAGCACTTCACCGGGGTCCTCTCCGTCGTGTACGCGGGAGGCCGCCCGGTCGCGGCGCACTTCGGGCCGAGGTCGCGCACGGTGTTCGCGGCCTGGTTCACGGCCTACGACCCGGAGCTGCGCTACTACTCGCCCGGGCTGATCATGCACCTGAGAATGGCCGAGGCCGCGGGCCGCCAGGGCGTGCGGATCCTGGACCTGGGGCGCGGCGACAAGGAGTACAAGGACTGGCTCAAGACCCGCGAACTCCGCGTCTGCGAGGGCTTCGTGACCCGCCCGCACCCGGTGGCCCTGGCCCACCGCCTCTGGCGCCGCCCGATCCGCGGCCTGCGCAACACGGTCCTTGCCCACCCCCAGCTCCGCGAACCGGCGGACCGTCTCCTGAGGACGGTGGGGGCGGTGCGGACCTCTGGGCGGGTGGGGGCACGGGGCTGA
- a CDS encoding DsbA family oxidoreductase, which translates to MTAQIHLWSDYVCPFCLVAEELIERAIADRPDVEVVHHAHELRPRPTPTLRPEDPYLPDVWECAVYPMARHHQVPMRLPTVSPQPYTELAFLGAQYAAEQGRAHAYHRRLLTAFFREDLDIGDRAVLARLAGESGLDPAAYAAALDEPEYADRHRRALAESARMNITVVPTVVIGDRRIDGVATEGVIRQALREADAA; encoded by the coding sequence GTGACTGCTCAGATCCATCTGTGGTCGGACTACGTCTGCCCGTTCTGCCTGGTCGCCGAAGAGCTGATCGAGCGCGCCATCGCCGACCGGCCCGACGTCGAGGTCGTCCACCACGCTCACGAGCTGCGTCCCCGTCCGACGCCCACGCTGCGGCCGGAGGACCCGTACCTGCCCGACGTCTGGGAGTGTGCCGTGTACCCGATGGCACGCCACCACCAGGTGCCGATGCGGTTGCCGACCGTCTCGCCGCAGCCCTACACCGAGTTGGCGTTCCTGGGTGCCCAGTACGCCGCGGAGCAGGGGCGGGCCCACGCCTACCACCGGCGCCTGCTGACGGCCTTCTTCCGCGAGGACCTCGACATCGGGGACCGCGCGGTCCTGGCCCGCCTGGCCGGGGAGTCCGGACTCGACCCGGCTGCCTACGCCGCGGCCCTCGACGAGCCGGAGTACGCCGACCGGCACCGGCGGGCGCTGGCCGAGTCGGCGCGGATGAACATCACCGTCGTCCCCACGGTCGTCATCGGCGACCGGCGCATCGACGGGGTCGCCACGGAGGGCGTGATTCGGCAGGCGCTGCGGGAAGCGGATGCGGCGTGA
- a CDS encoding MerR family transcriptional regulator, translating into MRIGELAAASGVSTRALRYYEQHGLIRSERTPGGWRDFDSSMVERVVMIQHLFAAGLGSSTIDAVLPCMEAPLEERNGVMEQLFAQEAERLEAKRRDIDRELETLQALRAETALPGSGPRPRAAADTIDAPHPP; encoded by the coding sequence ATGCGCATCGGTGAGCTGGCCGCTGCCAGCGGCGTCAGTACTCGGGCCCTGCGGTACTACGAGCAGCACGGGCTGATCCGCTCCGAACGCACCCCCGGCGGGTGGCGTGACTTCGACAGCTCCATGGTCGAGCGCGTCGTCATGATCCAGCACCTGTTCGCCGCCGGCCTGGGCAGCTCCACCATCGACGCGGTGCTCCCCTGCATGGAGGCCCCGCTCGAAGAGCGCAACGGCGTCATGGAGCAGCTGTTCGCCCAGGAGGCCGAGCGCCTGGAGGCCAAGCGCCGCGACATCGACCGCGAACTCGAAACCCTGCAGGCGCTCCGCGCCGAAACGGCCCTGCCAGGCAGCGGCCCGCGCCCCCGTGCTGCCGCGGACACGATCGACGCCCCCCACCCGCCCTGA